GTATTTGTTGAACTACctgttgttattttaactgttgtaaatttgttttttacttgttttaaattagtaTGGAAACGAAATATACCATTAATGCCCAGTGCTATATACTGTATTGATgcaattttgtagttttattatgTTCTATTCCGTGTCATTTTAACACATAGAGAAAGATACATGcatatctttatatatatatatatgaacacACTGTACAAGTTATGTCtgtttatatgtatatttacatatattattaaactttataagttattttaaatattgtacatAGTGTACACATTCTACCACGAtactattaaaatataatgtatatatttatgtaagaTTTGTCATGTGTGTTTAGTCGTCTTTTCTTTTTAGCAATCGCGTTTCGTAGTTGAACTTTTACTTCCTGTGGAAAATACAATTCATTTAAGTTATAGCTgatgttttaatcaaaataagCGTTTAAAACTGGTGTagtaggtggggtaagatggtacctGCTTTAattcacttttatttatttggtagtaaacaaaaatgacttacaaaaatatatacctgtatcctcacgacacgtaaagagcgttgttaactgttaaaaacacgtttaggaaaTATCGGACATTGTATGCTAAcgcacggcctactagagaaaCGACCTGATAATTCTCATtttatctctagtaggccgtgggcTAACGGTAACCAGTTTACCCCACAATAATGTTGTTGATCTTTGTatcaatatattatttaccTCGATATTTGACATGACGTTGTGGTACATGAGTTCTCTTAATTGGTCAAAATGGTAATCCGTGTAACTGAAGTAATGGGTTTTGTAAGAGTTGCCTTCATCGAAGACTGGAAAGTCGTTGAACGGTTTATCATCTGTTGCAATGTTTAACGTTTTAGAATAGTTAAGTGATCAAACGCGCCTGTCTGTCCCAGAGTTCGATATGTTGGTACTATTGTGgacatatgtgtccttagacTAAGTACttgacggcaattgctctaattCAATTGTCCCTTattgttgtcaaaattgtaACCCATAaaggagaaaaaaaaaactagtcACAAATTTGgcgtaactcgtaagcgggcacgaggtaaCAAAACGACCTTCTCTGCTTCGCCACGCAAGAATATGCAACTTAGATTCGTTTTACGTTCAattatttaattgtattttacctGGAGGAGTGGCTGTCGATCTTGGTTGGTAATCTTTAAGGTTCCGAAATCCTTTATTGCAAAGAGTGAACCACAGAACGGTTGGACAATCGTCTTCATTGCTTTCGAACACTTGAAATTCTTTCGGGGGAGAATTCGCTATTTTCTTGAAATCGATCGGTGGGAACTTTATTCCTTGAGCCTTGGCGTGCTCAGCAGACTGCAGGAGTGACtttgacaaaataaaattgatttagatataaataaatgaatcgATCTTAATTGTCCTCGCTCACCTAGATAAAGGGCAGGCGTTacaacatggatgttctgtttcatacacctcgttgcTGCTCAcatgttaccacgtatttaactttgtggataattgCTTATTTTATGACTGGCTGCCCATTTAGTGACCAGTGAGCTGGAGTAGTtgtcgttaagtatcttgtcTTAAAGACACAGATACCCACATTGGTTGCGGCTTTGAGCATTGAACCAGTATCCAGCACCTTTTAGATGCTGACGAGCGTTCTAATTCCCAACCTTTATGCAACGGCGCTATAGCAATGTGCCATTCCATCTAACATTATTGAAAGCTTACCATATAGTCAAAACTTGAATCCGAATCGTTACTACTGCAGTCGATCACTAAAACCAGATCTGAAAATCTTTGTGGTCGAATAACCGGTTCAGTACACACGTTTTTCAAAATACCTGAAAATGTCATTACGAAAAGTAGgttgtggtaagatgggacacattcattttatttttcgacCCATTTGTAAGCAGACAGTTAAGATTTGGTggtaaagaattaaaaaaccgtaTCATTACGACTTCCaaaaagcgttgttagttttttttaaatacgatCAAGACAACTgaacaatatttgttaaagttgtcccaccttaccccacagtactgtataaattgtttgtaGCAAGCCGAGGATATGTTACCTGCATCACATAGTGATATAGTGGTCTCACTTGTGCTTATCGGATCCAAACCTGC
The DNA window shown above is from Ciona intestinalis chromosome 3, KH, whole genome shotgun sequence and carries:
- the LOC100176085 gene encoding cytosolic phospholipase A2-like — encoded protein: MLNPLAAPSEEEETTTTAAGLDPISTSETTISLCDAGILKNVCTEPVIRPQRFSDLVLVIDCSSNDSDSSFDYMSLLQSAEHAKAQGIKFPPIDFKKIANSPPKEFQVFESNEDDCPTVLWFTLCNKGFRNLKDYQPRSTATPPDDKPFNDFPVFDEGNSYKTHYFSYTDYHFDQLRELMYHNVMSNIEEVKVQLRNAIAKKKRRLNTHDKSYINIYIIF